A genomic segment from Triticum dicoccoides isolate Atlit2015 ecotype Zavitan chromosome 1A, WEW_v2.0, whole genome shotgun sequence encodes:
- the LOC119269774 gene encoding E3 ubiquitin-protein ligase RING1-like translates to MSTPGAAYYASLARKQYFCYQCNRTVLIAASAAAAGELSCPDCRGDFLEEVTVPAPTILPFPFAFPPMMPTASSPSRSSSSSAAAPPSSDLSNFLTSILDLQEGRRVRSRSGSGAASAAGTATPENEPESFDPLVFFQNYIHTLMEGGANIQVLLDDASVNLAPGLGGRAGGTSYGDYFVGPGLEQLIEQLAENDPNRYGTPPAAKSALTTLPDVVVTDAMVAAAEGAECAVCKEDFSPGDGAKQMPCKHIYHADCIVPWLELHNSCPICRFELPTDDPDYEGNKASNPQSAVGIAAAAAASGSSGAAEEGGEESGETARVVERRFNVSLPWPFGGSAGQTPQQDGNNAGAGSSSQDSGSQDGAGGSNKN, encoded by the coding sequence ATGTCGACCCCGGGCGCCGCCTACTACGCTTCCCTCGCGCGCAAGCAGTACTTCTGCTACCAATGCAACCGCACCGTCCtcatcgccgcctccgccgcggccgccGGCGAGCTCTCATGCCCCGACTGCCGCGGCGACTTCCTGGAGGAGGTCACCGTCCCTGCCCCCACCATCCTccccttccccttcgccttccccCCTATGATGCCCACCGCCTCCTCCCCGTCCCGATCCTCCTCGtcatccgccgccgcgcccccctCCAGCGACCTCTCCAACTTCCTCACCAGCATCCTCGACCTCCAGGAGGGCCGCCGCGTTAGGTCCAGGAGCGGGAGCGGGGCCGCCTCGGCCGCTGGCACGGCCACGCCTGAGAACGAGCCGGAGTCCTTCGACCCGCTCGTGTTTTTCCAGAACTACATCCACACCCTCATGGAGGGGGGCGCCAACATCCAGGTGCTCCTCGACGACGCCAGCGTCAACCTCGCCCCTGGCCTAGGCGGCCGTGCCGGTGGGACAAGCTACGGGGACTACTTCGTCGGCCCGGGACTGGAGCAACTCATCGAGCAGCTCGCCGAGAACGATCCCAACCGCTACGGCACGCCGCCGGCTGCCAAGTCCGCCCTGACCACTCTTCCTGACGTCGTTGTCACCGATGCCATGGTTGCGGCGGCAGAGGGCGCTGAGTGCGCTGTGTGCAAGGAAGATTTCTCACCTGGAGATGGGGCCAAGCAGATGCCCTGCAAGCATATCTACCACGCAGATTGCATTGTACCCTGGTTGGAGCTCCACAATTCGTGCCCCATTTGTCGCTTTGAGCTGCCCACCGATGATCCTGATTATGAGGGCAATAAGGCCTCAAACCCACAGTCAGCTGTTGgtatcgctgctgctgctgctgcatctgGGAGCTCTGGTGCTGCTGAGGAAGGAGGGGAGGAGAGTGGGGAGACTGCAAGGGTGGTGGAAAGGAGATTCAATGTGTCATTGCCATGGCCGTTTGGTGGATCGGCAGGTCAAACACCACAGCAAGATGGGAACAATGCCGGTGCTGGCAgtagctcacaggacagcggttcgCAGGATGGAGCTGGTGGCAGTAACAAAAATTGA